One genomic region from Rosa rugosa chromosome 1, drRosRugo1.1, whole genome shotgun sequence encodes:
- the LOC133717950 gene encoding laccase-11-like has translation MASNSSWHQILCGLALVFFGLFLGSFTSPAEAAIKKYQFDIQVKNVSRLCHAKPIVTVNGRFPGPTIYVREGDSVLVNVTNHAQYNMSIHWHGLKQYRNGWADGPAYVTQCPIQTGNSYTYAFNVTGQRGTLWWHAHILWLRATVYGAIVIMPKQGTPFPFPQPYREAEIVLGEWWNVDVEEVVKQGNNMGLPPNSSDAHTINGKPGPLFPCSEKHTYVLEVEQGKTYLLRIINAALNDVLFFGIAGHSLTVVEVDAVYTKPFTTQAILIAPGQTTNVLVQANQVPNRYFMAARPFMDVPIPIDNKTAAAILQYRKVPNSVLPILPQLPSSNDTTFALGYEKKLKSLNTPQFPANVPLKVDRHLFYTIGFGKESCPSCLNGTRFVASLNNISFEMPQVALLQAHYFNIKGVFKTDFPDKPPAPFNYTGAPLTANLGTSSATRLSKIAFNSTVELVLQDTNLLTVESHPFHLHGYNFFVVGTGIGNFDPAKDPAKYNLVDPVERNTVAVPTGGWTAIRFRADNPGVWFMHCHLELHTGWGLKTAFVVEDGPGASQSVLPPPKDLPQC, from the exons ATGGCTAGCAATAGCAGCTGGCATCAGATTTTGTGCGGGTTGGCCTTAgttttttttgggttgtttcTTGGTTCATTCACTTCTCCAGCAGAAGCTGCCATAAAGAAATACCAATTTGAT ATACAAGTGAAGAATGTGAGTAGATTGTGCCATGCAAAACCCATTGTTACTGTAAACGGGAGGTTTCCGGGGCCAACTATCTATGTCAGGGAAGGAGATAGCGTTCTTGTCAATGTTACAAACCATGCTCAATATAACATGTCAATTCACTG GCATGGATTGAAACAGTACCGAAATGGTTGGGCGGATGGACCGGCATATGTGACACAGTGTCCTATCCAGACTGGGAATAGCTACACCTATGCCTTCAATGTAACAGGCCAAAGAGGAACTTTGTGGTGGCATGCACATATTCTTTGGCTAAGGGCCACTGTCTATGGCGCAATTGTCATCATGCCTAAACAAGGCACCCCATTTCCTTTCCCACAGCCATATAGGGAAGCCGAAATTGTACTAGGAGAATGGTGGAATGTGGATGTCGAAGAAGTTGTCAAGCAAGGAAACAACATGGGCTTACCGCCAAATTCCTCAGATGCTCACACCATCAATGGCAAGCCAGGGCCATTGTTTCCATGCTCCGAGAAAC ATACATATGTATTAGAGGTTGAGCAAGGGAAGACATACCTCCTGAGAATCATCAACGCAGCCCTCAACGACGTACTTTTCTTTGGCATTGCTGGTCACAGCTTGACAGTAGTGGAGGTTGATGCAGTTTACACAAAACCATTCACTACTCAAGCCATACTAATTGCACCAGGCCAGACCACAAACGTTCTGGTCCAAGCCAATCAAGTCCCAAACAGGTACTTCATGGCTGCCAGGCCTTTCATGGATGTTCCAATTCCAATAGACAACAAGACCGCCGCGGCCATACTCCAATACAGAAAAGTCCCCAACTCTGTTCTACCAATCCTTCCCCAACTTCCTTCCTCTAATGACACCACCTTTGCTTTAGGCTACGAGAAGAAGCTCAAAAGTTTAAACACTCCACAATTCCCAGCAAATGTTCCACTCAAAGTTGACAGACACCTGTTCTACACTATTGGTTTCGGAAAAGAATCTTGCCCAAGTTGCCTTAACGGAACACGATTTGTTGCTTCCTTGAACAATATCTCTTTCGAGATGCCCCAGGTTGCGCTTTTGCAAGCTCATTACTTCAACATCAAAGGGGTGTTTAAGACCGACTTTCCTGATAAGCCACCAGCTCCTTTCAACTATACTGGTGCACCACTCACAGCCAATCTTGGGACTTCAAGTGCCACCCGACTGAGCAAGATTGCATTCAACTCTACAGTTGAGTTGGTTTTGCAGGACACCAATCTTCTAACAGTGGAGTcacatccattccatcttcatGGATACAACTTCTTTGTTGTTGGAACCGGCATTGGGAATTTTGATCCTGCCAAGGACCCAGCTAAGTACAACTTGGTTGATCCTGTTGAGAGAAATACCGTTGCGGTTCCCACCGGTGGTTGGACCGCCATCCGTTTCAGAGCTGATAATCCAG GCGTTTGGTTCATGCACTGTCATTTGGAGCTTCATACCGGATGGGGATTGAAAACGGCATTTGTTGTGGAAGATGGACCAGGCGCGTCTCAATCTGTTCTGCCTCCGCCTAAGGACCTTCCACAATGCTGA
- the LOC133717971 gene encoding tubby-like F-box protein 5: MSFKHIVRELREMRDGIGSMSRRVGERRLWHSRTMSHIAPDLASTPPTPLIQQGQWANLPPELLSDIIERVEESETSWPARSAVVFCASVCKSWRDITREIVKTPEECGTLTFPISLKQPGPRESPMQCFIKRNRATSTFYLYFGLVPAEGARDKLLLAAKRIRRATSTEFVISLVADDFSRASSTYVGKLRSNFLGTKFTIYDSQPICDAVDQPNSRSSRRFNSKQVSPRVPACNYNVGTVSYELNILRTRGPRRMQCAMHSIPVSSIQEGGTAPTPTLFPQVYDEQFSPSPSLKDKELVTDFNSTPSTPFLQSPLSNPGAEPLILKNKSPRWHEQLQCWCLNFRGRVTVASVKNFQLAAAVDPSHNVSAEQQDRVILQFGKIGKDIFTMDYRYPLSCFQAFAICLSTFDTKPACE; this comes from the exons ATGTCGTTCAAACACATTGTTCGCGAgctgagagagatgagagatggAATTGGGAGCATGTCGAGGAGAGTGGGTGAAAGGAGGCTTTGGCACAGTCGAACCATGTCGCATATTGCTCCTGATCTGGCTTCAACCCCTCCAACTCCTTTGATTCAACAGGGTCAGTGGGCGAATTTACCTCCGGAGTTGCTTTCGGACATAATAGAGAGGGTTGAAGAGAGTGAAACATCGTGGCCTGCTCGGTCTGCCGTTGTCTTTTGTGCGTCAGTTTGCAAGTCATGGAGGGATATCACGAGGGAGATTGTCAAAACTCCTGAAGAATGCGGAACGCTCACATTTCCTATCTCATTGAAGCAG CCCGGGCCTCGTGAGTCTCCAATGCAGTGCTTCATCAAAAGGAATAGAGCGACTTCCACATTTTATCTGTACTTTGGTCTGGTGCCTG CTGAGGGCGCGCGAGATAAATTACTGTTAGCAGCCAAAAGGATCAGACGGGCAACAAGCACAGAGTTTGTTATATCTTTGGTCGCAGATGATTTCTCTCGAGCTAGCAGTACATATGTTGGTAAACTGAG GTCCAACTTCTTGGGTACCAAGTTTACCATATATGATAGCCAGCCGATATGTGATGCAGTAGACCAGCCAAACAGTCGATCATCTCGAAGGTTTAATTCTAAGCAGGTATCTCCAAGAGTTCCAGCGTGTAACTACAATGTTGGGACTGTCTCTTATGAGCTCAATATTCTCCGCACAAGAGGCCCAAGAAGAATGCAGTGTGCTATGCACTCTATTCCTGTCTCTTCTATTCAGGAGGGAGGCACCGCCCCAACACCAACATTGTTCCCACAAGTCTATGATGAACAATTTTCTCCCTCACCTAGTTTAAAAGACAAGGAGCTAGTCACAGATTTCAACTCTACACCCTCTACACCCTTTTTGCAGTCACCACTATCCAACCCAGGTGCAGAACCGCTGATTTTGAAAAACAAGTCTCCTAGGTGGCATGAGCAGCTACAATGCTGGTGCCTTAACTTCAGAGGGCGTGTTACTGTGGCTTCCGTCAAAAATTTCCAGCTTGCCGCAGCTGTTGATCCATCCCACAATGTTTCAGCCGAACAGCAAGATAGGGTAATCCTGCAGTTTGGAAAGATTGGAAAAGACATCTTCACCATGGATTACCGCTACCCGCTGTCCTGTTTCCAAGCATTTGCAATCTGCTTAAGCACCTTCGACACCAAACCAGCTTGTGAATGA
- the LOC133717982 gene encoding anaphase-promoting complex subunit 10: MATESSEGEEEGKLTVGNQVLMVEDDLREMGKNAAWSVSSWKSGNGVSYLLDDNLDTYWQSDGAQPHSVNIQFQKKVKLQLVVLYVDFKLDESYTPSKISIRAGDGFHNLKDIKTVELDKPRGWVHISLSGNDARETFVNTFMLQISVLSNHLNGRDTHVRQIKLYGPRPNPIPHQPFQFTSRKFITYASIR, translated from the exons ATGGCGACAGAATCATCGGAGGGAGAAGAGGAAGGGAAGCTGACGGTAGGGAACCAAGTGCTAATGGTGGAAGACGACCTCCGAGAAATGGGCAAGAACGCCGCCTGGAGCGTCAGCTCTTGGAAGTCTGGCAACGGCGTGTCGTATCTCCTCGACGACAATCTCGACACTTACTGGCA ATCGGACGGCGCTCAACCTCACTCGGTCAACATTCAGTTCCAGAAGAAAGTCAAGCTCCAA CTTGTTGTTCTCTACGTGGATTTCAAGCTTGATGAGAGCTATACGCCATCGAAGATATCGATTCGTGCTGGGGATGGCTTCCACAACTTGAAG GACATAAAAACCGTTGAGCTCGATAAGCCGAGGGGTTGGGTTCATATATCTCTGTCTGGAAATGATGCAAG GGAAACTTTTGTCAACACATTTATGCTGCAAATCTCTGTGTTATCAAATCACCTTAATGGGAGGGACACGCATGTGCGCCAGATCAAACTATATGGCCCTAGACC GAACCCTATTCCACATCAGCCATTTCAGTTTACTTCAAGGAAGTTCATTACCTATGCTTCTATCAGATGA